One window of Erinaceus europaeus chromosome 6, mEriEur2.1, whole genome shotgun sequence genomic DNA carries:
- the DDX55 gene encoding ATP-dependent RNA helicase DDX55 isoform X1 — translation MEHVTEGSWESLPVPLHPGVLGSLRELGFPYMTPVQSATIPLFMKNKDVAAEAVTGSGKTLAFVIPIVEILLRREEKLKKNQVGAIIITPTRELAIQIDEVLSQFTKPFPQFSQILWIGGRNPGDDVTRFKEQGGNIVVATPGRLEDMFRRKAEGLDLASYVRSLDVLVLDEADRLLDMGFEASINTILEFLPKQRRTGLFSATQTQEVENLVRAGLRNPVRISVKEKGVAASNTQKTPSRLENYYMVCKADQKFNQLVHFLRNHKHEKHLVFFSTCACVEYYGKALEGLVKNVKIMCIHGKMKFKRNNIFMEFRKLQSGILVCTDVMARGIDIPEVNWVLQYDPPSSASAFVHRCGRTARIGHGGSALVFLLPMEESYVNFLSINQKCPLQEMKLQKNTGDLLPKLKAMALSDRAVFEKGMKAFVSYVQAYAKHECNLIFRLKDLDFASLARGFALLKMPKMPELRGKQFPDFVPVDMNTDTIAFKDKVREKQRQKLLEQQRKKNSENEGKRKFIKNKAWSKQKAKKEKKKKLNEKRKREEGSDIEDEDMEELLNDTRLLKKFKKGKITEEEFEKGLLTSGRRTKATDLRISDLEDDG, via the exons ATGGAGCACGTGACGGAGGGTTCATGGGAGTCGCTGCCCGTGCCGCTGCACCCGGGTGTGCTGGGCTCGCTGCGGGAGCTGGGTTTCCCGTACATGACGCCGGTGCAG tctgCGACTATCCCTCTGTTCATGAAGAACAAAGATGTGGCTGCAGAGGCG GTCACAGGCAGTGGTAAAACTCTTGCTTTCGTCATCCCCATCGTGGAAATTcttttgagaagggaagagaagttaAAAAAGAATCAG GTGGGAGCCATCATCATCACACCCACTCGAGAGCTGGCTATTCAGATTGATGAAGTTCTGTCTCAGTTCACGAAGCCCTTCCCACAGTTCAG CCAGATTCTCTGGATTGGCGGCAGGAATCCTGGAGATGATGTCACGAGGTTTAAGGAGCAGGG TGGGAACATCGTGGTGGCAACACCAGGCCGCTTGGAGGACATGTTCCGCCGGAAGGCTGAGGGCTTGGACCTGGCCAGCTACGTGAGATCGCTCGATGTGCTGGTGCTGGACGAAGCAGACAGACTTCTGGACATGGGGTTTGAGGCAAG cataaaCACCATCCTGGAATTTCTTCCAAAACAGAGGAGAACAGGCCTTTTCTCTGCCACTCAGACGCAGGAGGTGGAAAACCTAGTCCGTGCAGGCCTCCGGAACCCAGTCCGCATCTCTGTGAAGGAGAAGGGGGTGGCCGCCAGTAACACCCAGAAAACTCCCTCCCGCCTAGAGAACTACTACATG GTATGTAAGGCAGATCAGAAATTTAACCAGCTGGTACATTTTCTTCGAAATCATAAGCATGAAAAACACCTGGTCTTCTTCAG CACCTGTGCCTGCGTGGAGTACTACGGGAAGGCTCTGGAGGGCCTGGTGAAGAACGTGAAGATAATGTGCATTCACGGAAAGATGAAGTTCAAACGCAACAACATCTTCATGGAGTTCCGCAAACTGCAGAG tGGGATTCTGGTGTGCACAGATGTGATGGCCCGAGGAATAGATATTCCGGAAGTAAACTGGGTTTTGCAGTATGACCCTCCTAGCAGTGCAAG TGCCTTCGTGCATCGCTGCGGCCGCACAGCCCGCATCGGCCACGGCGGCAGTGCACTTGTCTTCCTCCTTCCCATGGAAGAGTCATACGTCAATTTTCTGTCGATTAACCAAAAA TGCCCCCTGCAGGAGATGAAGCTCCAGAAAAACACTGGAGACCTTCTACCAAAGCTCAAGGCCATGGCCCTGTCTGACAGAGCTGTATTCGAAAAGGGTATGAAAGCTTTCGTGTCATATGTCCAGGCTTATGCCAAGCATGAGTGCAACCTCATCTTCAGACTAAAGG ATCTTGATTTTGCTAGTCTTGCTCGAGGTTTTGCCTTGCTGAAGATGCCCAAGATGCCAGAACTCagaggaaagcaatttccagatTTTGTGCCTGTGGACATGAATACAGACACCATTGCGTTTAAAGATAAagtcagagagaagcagaggcagaAGCTACTGGagcagcaaagaaaaaagaactcagaaaatgaagggaaaagaaaatttataaaaaataaagcgtGGTCCAAGCAGAAggccaaaaaggaaaagaagaaaaaattgaatgaaaaaagaaaacggGAAGAG GGTTCTGACATTGAAGACGAGgacatggaggaacttcttaatGATACAAGGCTCTTGAAAAAGTTTAAGAAAGGCAAAATTACTGAAGAAGAATTTGAGAAAGGTTTGttgacaagtggccgaagaacaAAGGCCACAGATCTGAGGATCTCAGATCTGGAGGATGATGGTTGA
- the DDX55 gene encoding ATP-dependent RNA helicase DDX55 isoform X3, with the protein MVLLSEAPCRLDPVADNRERTPSPSATIPLFMKNKDVAAEAVTGSGKTLAFVIPIVEILLRREEKLKKNQVGAIIITPTRELAIQIDEVLSQFTKPFPQFSQILWIGGRNPGDDVTRFKEQGGNIVVATPGRLEDMFRRKAEGLDLASYVRSLDVLVLDEADRLLDMGFEASINTILEFLPKQRRTGLFSATQTQEVENLVRAGLRNPVRISVKEKGVAASNTQKTPSRLENYYMVCKADQKFNQLVHFLRNHKHEKHLVFFSTCACVEYYGKALEGLVKNVKIMCIHGKMKFKRNNIFMEFRKLQSGILVCTDVMARGIDIPEVNWVLQYDPPSSASAFVHRCGRTARIGHGGSALVFLLPMEESYVNFLSINQKCPLQEMKLQKNTGDLLPKLKAMALSDRAVFEKGMKAFVSYVQAYAKHECNLIFRLKDLDFASLARGFALLKMPKMPELRGKQFPDFVPVDMNTDTIAFKDKVREKQRQKLLEQQRKKNSENEGKRKFIKNKAWSKQKAKKEKKKKLNEKRKREEGSDIEDEDMEELLNDTRLLKKFKKGKITEEEFEKGLLTSGRRTKATDLRISDLEDDG; encoded by the exons ATGGTCTTGTTGAGTGAGGCGCCCTGTCGCCTCGATCCAGTGGCGGACAACCGAGAGCGGACTCCTTCCCCG tctgCGACTATCCCTCTGTTCATGAAGAACAAAGATGTGGCTGCAGAGGCG GTCACAGGCAGTGGTAAAACTCTTGCTTTCGTCATCCCCATCGTGGAAATTcttttgagaagggaagagaagttaAAAAAGAATCAG GTGGGAGCCATCATCATCACACCCACTCGAGAGCTGGCTATTCAGATTGATGAAGTTCTGTCTCAGTTCACGAAGCCCTTCCCACAGTTCAG CCAGATTCTCTGGATTGGCGGCAGGAATCCTGGAGATGATGTCACGAGGTTTAAGGAGCAGGG TGGGAACATCGTGGTGGCAACACCAGGCCGCTTGGAGGACATGTTCCGCCGGAAGGCTGAGGGCTTGGACCTGGCCAGCTACGTGAGATCGCTCGATGTGCTGGTGCTGGACGAAGCAGACAGACTTCTGGACATGGGGTTTGAGGCAAG cataaaCACCATCCTGGAATTTCTTCCAAAACAGAGGAGAACAGGCCTTTTCTCTGCCACTCAGACGCAGGAGGTGGAAAACCTAGTCCGTGCAGGCCTCCGGAACCCAGTCCGCATCTCTGTGAAGGAGAAGGGGGTGGCCGCCAGTAACACCCAGAAAACTCCCTCCCGCCTAGAGAACTACTACATG GTATGTAAGGCAGATCAGAAATTTAACCAGCTGGTACATTTTCTTCGAAATCATAAGCATGAAAAACACCTGGTCTTCTTCAG CACCTGTGCCTGCGTGGAGTACTACGGGAAGGCTCTGGAGGGCCTGGTGAAGAACGTGAAGATAATGTGCATTCACGGAAAGATGAAGTTCAAACGCAACAACATCTTCATGGAGTTCCGCAAACTGCAGAG tGGGATTCTGGTGTGCACAGATGTGATGGCCCGAGGAATAGATATTCCGGAAGTAAACTGGGTTTTGCAGTATGACCCTCCTAGCAGTGCAAG TGCCTTCGTGCATCGCTGCGGCCGCACAGCCCGCATCGGCCACGGCGGCAGTGCACTTGTCTTCCTCCTTCCCATGGAAGAGTCATACGTCAATTTTCTGTCGATTAACCAAAAA TGCCCCCTGCAGGAGATGAAGCTCCAGAAAAACACTGGAGACCTTCTACCAAAGCTCAAGGCCATGGCCCTGTCTGACAGAGCTGTATTCGAAAAGGGTATGAAAGCTTTCGTGTCATATGTCCAGGCTTATGCCAAGCATGAGTGCAACCTCATCTTCAGACTAAAGG ATCTTGATTTTGCTAGTCTTGCTCGAGGTTTTGCCTTGCTGAAGATGCCCAAGATGCCAGAACTCagaggaaagcaatttccagatTTTGTGCCTGTGGACATGAATACAGACACCATTGCGTTTAAAGATAAagtcagagagaagcagaggcagaAGCTACTGGagcagcaaagaaaaaagaactcagaaaatgaagggaaaagaaaatttataaaaaataaagcgtGGTCCAAGCAGAAggccaaaaaggaaaagaagaaaaaattgaatgaaaaaagaaaacggGAAGAG GGTTCTGACATTGAAGACGAGgacatggaggaacttcttaatGATACAAGGCTCTTGAAAAAGTTTAAGAAAGGCAAAATTACTGAAGAAGAATTTGAGAAAGGTTTGttgacaagtggccgaagaacaAAGGCCACAGATCTGAGGATCTCAGATCTGGAGGATGATGGTTGA
- the DDX55 gene encoding ATP-dependent RNA helicase DDX55 isoform X2, which yields MPGKESFQQAMCFVGTGTDRCVGDRKSATIPLFMKNKDVAAEAVTGSGKTLAFVIPIVEILLRREEKLKKNQVGAIIITPTRELAIQIDEVLSQFTKPFPQFSQILWIGGRNPGDDVTRFKEQGGNIVVATPGRLEDMFRRKAEGLDLASYVRSLDVLVLDEADRLLDMGFEASINTILEFLPKQRRTGLFSATQTQEVENLVRAGLRNPVRISVKEKGVAASNTQKTPSRLENYYMVCKADQKFNQLVHFLRNHKHEKHLVFFSTCACVEYYGKALEGLVKNVKIMCIHGKMKFKRNNIFMEFRKLQSGILVCTDVMARGIDIPEVNWVLQYDPPSSASAFVHRCGRTARIGHGGSALVFLLPMEESYVNFLSINQKCPLQEMKLQKNTGDLLPKLKAMALSDRAVFEKGMKAFVSYVQAYAKHECNLIFRLKDLDFASLARGFALLKMPKMPELRGKQFPDFVPVDMNTDTIAFKDKVREKQRQKLLEQQRKKNSENEGKRKFIKNKAWSKQKAKKEKKKKLNEKRKREEGSDIEDEDMEELLNDTRLLKKFKKGKITEEEFEKGLLTSGRRTKATDLRISDLEDDG from the exons ATGCCCGGGAAAGAGTCATTTCAGCAGGCGATGTGTTTTGTGGGAACTGGAACAGACCGATGTGTTGGTGACAGAAAG tctgCGACTATCCCTCTGTTCATGAAGAACAAAGATGTGGCTGCAGAGGCG GTCACAGGCAGTGGTAAAACTCTTGCTTTCGTCATCCCCATCGTGGAAATTcttttgagaagggaagagaagttaAAAAAGAATCAG GTGGGAGCCATCATCATCACACCCACTCGAGAGCTGGCTATTCAGATTGATGAAGTTCTGTCTCAGTTCACGAAGCCCTTCCCACAGTTCAG CCAGATTCTCTGGATTGGCGGCAGGAATCCTGGAGATGATGTCACGAGGTTTAAGGAGCAGGG TGGGAACATCGTGGTGGCAACACCAGGCCGCTTGGAGGACATGTTCCGCCGGAAGGCTGAGGGCTTGGACCTGGCCAGCTACGTGAGATCGCTCGATGTGCTGGTGCTGGACGAAGCAGACAGACTTCTGGACATGGGGTTTGAGGCAAG cataaaCACCATCCTGGAATTTCTTCCAAAACAGAGGAGAACAGGCCTTTTCTCTGCCACTCAGACGCAGGAGGTGGAAAACCTAGTCCGTGCAGGCCTCCGGAACCCAGTCCGCATCTCTGTGAAGGAGAAGGGGGTGGCCGCCAGTAACACCCAGAAAACTCCCTCCCGCCTAGAGAACTACTACATG GTATGTAAGGCAGATCAGAAATTTAACCAGCTGGTACATTTTCTTCGAAATCATAAGCATGAAAAACACCTGGTCTTCTTCAG CACCTGTGCCTGCGTGGAGTACTACGGGAAGGCTCTGGAGGGCCTGGTGAAGAACGTGAAGATAATGTGCATTCACGGAAAGATGAAGTTCAAACGCAACAACATCTTCATGGAGTTCCGCAAACTGCAGAG tGGGATTCTGGTGTGCACAGATGTGATGGCCCGAGGAATAGATATTCCGGAAGTAAACTGGGTTTTGCAGTATGACCCTCCTAGCAGTGCAAG TGCCTTCGTGCATCGCTGCGGCCGCACAGCCCGCATCGGCCACGGCGGCAGTGCACTTGTCTTCCTCCTTCCCATGGAAGAGTCATACGTCAATTTTCTGTCGATTAACCAAAAA TGCCCCCTGCAGGAGATGAAGCTCCAGAAAAACACTGGAGACCTTCTACCAAAGCTCAAGGCCATGGCCCTGTCTGACAGAGCTGTATTCGAAAAGGGTATGAAAGCTTTCGTGTCATATGTCCAGGCTTATGCCAAGCATGAGTGCAACCTCATCTTCAGACTAAAGG ATCTTGATTTTGCTAGTCTTGCTCGAGGTTTTGCCTTGCTGAAGATGCCCAAGATGCCAGAACTCagaggaaagcaatttccagatTTTGTGCCTGTGGACATGAATACAGACACCATTGCGTTTAAAGATAAagtcagagagaagcagaggcagaAGCTACTGGagcagcaaagaaaaaagaactcagaaaatgaagggaaaagaaaatttataaaaaataaagcgtGGTCCAAGCAGAAggccaaaaaggaaaagaagaaaaaattgaatgaaaaaagaaaacggGAAGAG GGTTCTGACATTGAAGACGAGgacatggaggaacttcttaatGATACAAGGCTCTTGAAAAAGTTTAAGAAAGGCAAAATTACTGAAGAAGAATTTGAGAAAGGTTTGttgacaagtggccgaagaacaAAGGCCACAGATCTGAGGATCTCAGATCTGGAGGATGATGGTTGA